Part of the Paenarthrobacter sp. JL.01a genome is shown below.
GCCGTGTGGGCCACCGCCTTGGGTCTCTCCAACGGCTTCACGCAGCTCCTGCCGACAGTCGTCTTCGCCGTCACCGCCGTCCTGAGCATGCTCGGATTGGGTGTGGCCGTAAAACGCATCCCGCTTGGAACCGCGTACGCCGTATGGGTGGGTATCGGTGCTGCACTGACCGTTGGCTGGGCAATGATCACCGTCGTGGAAGCGGCGAGCCCGCTGAAGCTGCTGTTCATCGCGGGCATCGTGGGCTGTGCCGCAGGTTTGAAGGCGTTGCCCTCCGGCACCTCCGGAAAAACCCCGGCCAAGGCGAACCAAGGCAGGGAATAGCCTCAGCCACCCTGGGGTTCACGCCTTCAAGCACCCAAACGCGCATTGGAGACGTTCATGACTGCAGTTCAGCTCGGAGATGGCCTCACTGTCAGCCCCCTCGGATTCGGAGGCATGGCCCTTACCCCCGTTTATGGCGGGATCGACCCCGAAGAAGGCCTGCAAACGCTCAGGCACGCCGTGGATGCGGGCATCACCTTCATCGACACGGCGGATGTGTATGGCGCAGGCAGCAACGAGGAACTCGTGGGCCGGCTCCTCAAGGAACGCCGTGACGAGATCCAACTCGCCACCAAGTTCGGGATTGAGGGCAACCCCGCGGACGGCTACTCAGGCGTCCGCGGGGATGCCGCCTACGTCAGGCAAGCGGCGGAAGCGAGCCTCCGCCGGCTGGACACTGATGTCATTGACCTCTACTACATGCACCGCCGTGACCTCCGCGTTCCGATTGTGGAAACCGTGGAGGCCATGGCGGAGCTGGTCCGTGAGGGCAAAGTCAGGCACCTCGGTTTGTCGGAAGTGACAGCCGAGGAGCTCAGGCAGGCCAACGCCGTCCATCCCATTGCCGCGGTCCAGAGTGAATGGTCCATCTGGAGCAGGGATGTCGAGCTCAATGTCGTGCCTGCAGCCAAGGAGCTTGGCGTTGGGTTCGTGCCGTATTCGCCGCTGGGCCGCGGGTTCCTTACGGGAACCGTCAGCGCGGGTGACCTTGGCGAGAATGACTTCCGGCACAAGATCCCGCGCTTTGGCGAGCAGGCACTTGATGCGAACCAGGCTGTGGTGGCCGCAGTCCGCGAGGTAGCCAGCGGGCTGGATACAACTCCGGCCCAGGTAGCCCTGGCTTGGCTGTTCGCCCAGGGTAAGCGCCTTGGGATTTCCGTCGTTCCCATCCCCGGCACGCGCAAGGCGCACCGGATCGACGAGAACCTTGGCGCGCTGTCCGTGCAACTGGGAACAGCGCAGCTTGAGGTGCTCGACCAAGCTGCAGCCGCCGTCGTCGGTTCACGATCCGCCGACCCCAACTGGGTCTCGCAAGGCCGTGAAGCCGACCACGTAGGCTGACATCATGGATTCGCTTATTCACTCACTGCGCGACGTCACTATCCGCAGCATCTCCGTCAGCGAAATGAACAACAACGTCTACCTGGTGACCTCCAAGTCCACAGGCGAACAGGTGTTGATCGACGCTGCAGACGACCTCCCGGCCATCCAGCAACTCCTGGCGGACTCCGCTGCCGACTCCGCCCAGCCAACCAAACTGGCCAGGATCGCCACCACCCACCAGCACTGGGACCACGTCCGTGCGTTGGCAGAGCTGGTGGAAGCGACCGGGGCCATCACCTCAGCAGGATCGGACGACGCCGATGCGCTGCCGGTTCCGGTGGACATCCGGCTTGGTCACGGCGACGTTGAGCGGTTCGACGGCTTCAAGCTCACGGCAGTCCACTTGCGCGGACACACCCCGGGCTCGATCGCGTTCGTTTACCAGGATCCGGACGGGCCGGCCCACATTTTCAGTGGCGACTCGTTGTTTCCGGGCGGCGTCGGCAACACACAGAACGATCCCGCACGCTTCACGTCACTGTTGAACGACGTGACGGAACGGCTGTTCGACGCCTACCCGGATGACACCGTGGTGCACCCCGGCCATGGTCTGCCCACTACCCTCGGAGCCGAGCGGCCCCATCTGGAAGAGTGGCGCGCCCGGGGCTGGTAGTGCACGCGTTGCGAGGCCTGCTCTGCGCCCTAAACCCAAGGAATAGGACGCAGAGCGGGCCTCACAACTGGAACTTACCTAGCGGCCGCGGCGCTCGTTCGAGGCCGGAGCCGACGCACGACGGGGGCCGCTGCGGGCCGGACGACCCGAGCCGGAACCACCGCGACCGGAGTTGCCGGAGCCCGAACCGAAGGATCCGCCAGAAGTTCCACCGGTGTTCGAAGACCAAACAGCCTTGTTACCGGTGCCGCGGGTTGTGGTGGCCGAGGCCGAACGCGGAGCCGACGCCGAGCGCTGACCCGTAGCCGGACGGCCACTGCGGCCGCCCTGCCCCTGCGAACCTGGAACGTCGTTGCGGTGCGTGGCACCCGACTTGCCGCGACCACGTGAGTTGCGGGCGACGTCGTCGTTCATTGCTGCGCGACGCTCGGCGCGGTTGACGTCGGTGCGGACCGGCTCGGCCGAAACCTTGCCACGTCCGCCGCGACCGCCGCGGCCACCAGCGGTGGGAGCAGCCTGGCCGGAACGGCGGGCGCGCTTGCGCTGGGCGTTGGCACCGGTGGAGGTGCCGCCACCTTGCTGCGGAGCCTTCGCCGCGAGCAACGCGGCGCGGGTGCGGGGATCAACCTTGTCGGCAATCTCGCCAACGAGGTCGGCCACCAACGGGGAGTTGGCAGTGACGCGCTCGAACGAAACGTCAACGCCGGCAGCCTTCATGAGCTTCTTGACGTCGCTCTGCTGCTCAGGGAGCGTCAGCGTGACCACGGTGCCATCGGAACCGGCGCGGGCCGTACGGCCGGAACGGTGCAGGTAGGCCTTGTGCTCCGTGGGCGGGTCAACGTGGATGACGAGTTCGACGTCGTCAACGTGCACACCGCGGGCTGCGACGTCGGTGGCCACCAGGACGCGGACGTCACCGTTGGAGAACTCGGCAAGGTTGCGGTCGCGGGCGTTCTGCGACAGGTTTCCGTGCAGGTCGACGGCGGGGATGCCGGCGTCCGTGAGGGTCTTGGCAAGCTTGCGGGCGTGGTGCTTTGTCCGCATGAAGAGGACGCGGCGACCGGCGCCGGAGGCCAGTTCAACGATGAGCTGCTTCTTGACCGTCTGGTCGTTGACCACCAGGACATGGTGTTCCATGGTGGTGACAGCGGCCTGGGGATCGTCCACGGAGTGCGTCAGCGGGTTGGACAGGTAACGGCTGACCAGCTTGTCAACACCGTTGTCCAACGTCGCGGAGAAGAGCAGGCGCTGGCCCTGCTTGGGGGTCATGTCCATGAGCTTCTTGACCACCGGGAGGAAGCCGAGGTCGGCCATGTGGTCGGCCTCGTCAAGCACGGTGACCTCAACGGCTTCGAGGGTCAGAATGCGCTGGCGGATCAGGTCTTCGAGGCGGCCCGGGCAGGCGATGACGATGTCCACGCCGGCACGCAGCGCCTTTTCCTGGCGTGCTTGGGAGATGCCGCCGTAGATCACCGTGGTGTTCAGGCCCATGGCCTTGGCCAACGGCTCGATGGTGGCGTTGATCTGGGTCGCAAGCTCGCGGGTCGGTGCAAGGACCAGGCCCATGGGGCGGCCGGGCTTGCGGAAGTGCTTGGCTTCACGCTCGGCCAGGCGGGCCACGAGCGGGATGGCGAAAGCGATGGTCTTGCCGGAGCCGGTGCGGCCACGGCCCAGGACGTCACGGCCTGCGAGGGTGTCCGGGAGGGTCTTCACCTGGATGGGGAATGCCTCTTCGATGCCGTCTGCGGCGAGGGATTCAGCAATGGCCTTGGGCGTGCCAAGGGCAGCAAAAGTAGTCATAAACTTCATGTCTTTCGGGCGGTGTCCAGTTGCGGACATCGGCCCCCGACGCCGGTTGGGCCAGGGGTTCGCCGAGGAAAAGTCAGGTGGTCTACCGATTCGCTGCAACAGCGGTGGCCGGGACCAAATGGAACGCGTTCATCGACGCAGGATGTGCCTCTCACATGAAAAATGCCCCGCCGCGCAGCCGTTCAGGCCACCTGCTTCAGGGCGTCACCGCACATCAAGTGTTCTTATTCTAGCAGTGTTCGGGGAGGAGCCTTGCATCGGGCAGCGTTGCGCCCGCTTACCCCCGCCCAACTGGGGGACAGCACATGTCGCAATGAGCGCTCATTGCGACATGTGCTGTCCCCTAATTGGGTTGCGTCAGTGAGAGGTGGGCCTCGGCGTCGGTCCGGGGCGCGGATGTGGCGGCGCGGGCGGCGACCCTCGGCGCAATGACGACCCCGACGACGGCGATCACCGCCGTCATCGCGAAGACCCCCGCAAACGGGTTCGTCGTCGTGAATGCCGCGAAAACCAATCCCGTGGCGGCGAGAGACAACGCGCCGCCGAGTGAGTCGGAGATCGACATGGCCGCACTGTTGAAGCCCTGGTTTTCCTCGCTGGACAGCGCCAGCGTCATGACGGACAGCCGCGGGTACATGAGCCCCATGCCGCCGCCGGCCAGGATCCAGCCACCGATGGCAACCGCCGGAGGCAGCGCAAAGGTTACGGTCGCAAGCGTTAGGACAATGGCCACCAGCACCAGGGCGGCACCGGTTTTGATCGCGCGATCATCGGCCAGCCGGGCGCCCAGCCGCCCCTGGATTGCCGATGCGCCAGCCCACGCCAGTGCCGCCCCGGTCAGGGTCAGCCCGGCAAATGTCGGGGTAAAGGCGTAGCGCTCAGTCAGCAGGTACGGCAGGTAAACCTCGGCCCCGAAGAACGCCGCAGACGCCAACCCGCGGGTGAGGATGACGCTGGGCAGACCCCGCTTTGCGGTCAGCGTCCCGCGCGGTACCAGCGGCCGCAGGGCCACCACTGCAAGGACAAGTGCGACGGCGGCAATCACCCCGCCAACGCCCGGAACCTCTGCGGACAGGTTCAGTCCCAGCACGGCAAGGGCCGCGAGCGCCGCCCATCCCATGCGCCCAAAGGCCCAGGGAACGGATTCGGCAGCGGGTTCGGAATCCATCGCCCGCACGGCAGGCACCACCATCAGCAAAGCCGGAACAACCAGGCCCACGACGCCCAGGAACACCCAATGCCAACTGCTCAGCTGCGCCACAACCCCGGCGGCGAAGGGACCCACCAGGGAAGGAACCACCCAGGACGCGGCGAAGGCGGCGAAGATCTTGGGGTGCAGCCCGGGCGGGTAGACGCGGGCCACCAAAACGTAGAGGGCCACGGTCATCGCGCCGCCTCCCAGGCCCTGGACCAGGCGCCCCAGCACCAGGACCTCCATGCTTCCCGCCATTCCCGCGATGAGCAGGCCCAGCACGAACAGCGCAACCGAGGAGTAAAGGGGCGCTGCGGGACCCCGCCGGTCGGACCAGTTGCCCGCCGCCACCATCCCCATCACGCCGGTAGCCAGCGGTCCGGCGAAAGCCAGCGCGTAGAGGCCGGCTCCATCCAGGTCGCGGCTCACGAGCGGCATGATGGTTGTCACCGCGAGGGATTCGAACGCGCTCAGGAAGACCAGCGCGCAGGCCCCAACGGTGGCAAGGAGGTAGGGGCGGCCCAGAATTCCAGCCGTTGAGGTGTCAGAGGTCATGGACGCCAGCCTAAAACCTCAACTAATGTTGAGGTCAATCCAGCACGCCCTACCGGAAGCAGTCCCATGTCCTCCGCCCCCGCCCACCGGCCGTTGACCATTGGTGAGCTCTCCGAGCGCAGCGGAGTATCGCCGTCGGCCCTTCATTTCTACGAACGCAACGGGCTCATCGAAGCCGAGCGGACGGCGGGGAACCAGCGGAGGTATCGTCGCGACACCTTGAGGCGGGTGGCGTTCATCAAGACCTCGCAGCGGGTGGGCTTGCCGCTGAAGGACATCCGGGACGCCCTGGATTCCTTGCCCGAAGGCCGCACGCCCACCAAGCGGGACTGGAGCAAGTTGTCCTTGCGCTGGCGGGAGGAACTGGATGAGCGGATCGCCGCGCTGCAGCACCTGCGCGACGACCTCGATGGGTGCATCGGCTGCGGCTGCCTGAGCCTGAAATCCTGCACGCTGCAGAACCCGTCGGACGAGCTCGGCGCCTCCGGGGCCGGGGCGCAGCGCTGGACTTTGTCAGCACAGGAGCCCGGCCTGAAATAGCAAACCTTGCCGAAACGGCAACAGGCATTGCCTTGCGCTGGAGCCTCTTGGCACGCTTGGGTCATGACTGAACACACGCACGACGCCGGCACTCACCAACACGGCGTCCAGCACGAAGGCGCCCGCCACGAAGGTGCCCAGCAGGGTGGGCTGAACCTCCACAAGGACGCGGACAACGCAGTGGACATGTGGGATGGCATGTACCGGGAGCGGGCCAAGATCTGGAGCGGCAATCCGAACCCGCAGCTGGTTGCCGAAGCCAAGGACCTGAATCCCGGCAAGGCCCTCGACCTGGGCTGCGGGGAGGGCGGCGACGCCATCTGGCTCGCGAAGCAGGGCTGGACGGTCACCGCCCTGGACGTGTCCGCCGTCGCGCTTGAACGGGCAGCTGCCCACGCCGAAGAGGCGGGCGTCGCTGACCGGATCACCTGGCAGCAGCAGGACCTCACCGAGTGGGAACCGCAGCCGGAGTTCGATCTTGTCTCGGCGCAGTTCCTGCACTCGCCTCTTTTGCCATGGCGTGATTCCGTCACTTCAGCGGCAGCCGCGGTGGCCCCCGGCGGTACGTTGCTGGTGGTCGGGCACCACCCTCATGGCCTTCCATCCTGGAGCCAGCACCACCACGAGGCCGGCCTGTTCTTCACTCCGGAGCAGCTTGCGGGAGCCCTGCGGCTGGATCGTGAGCCGTGGTTCGTGAACGTCCTGACGGACAGGAAACGGACTGTTTCAGGTCCCAGCGGCGAATCCGGGACCACTCTTGACACCGTCTTGAGGGCCACGAAACACGCTTAGACGCCCTCCGGCAGCAACTCGCCATAGGGAGGCACCACTGTTCCTGTTGCGGTCGAGTCCGGGTTCAGCATCCACCCCACGCGCTTGGCGGTGTTGAGCATCACCACACTCTCCACCAGTTCGATGCCCGGGATCCGCTGCTGGATGGTGAGCTCCATTTCCATGACATCCGCCAACGAGCGCAACCACATGATCATGGTGAAGTTGGTCCGGCCCGTGGTGGACGCGGAGAAGCGGACGTTGCGGATGGCCCTGAGTTCCGTGGCGGCGGCCTCATGCTGACCTGCCGGGACGTTCGCAAACCATTGGACTGTGATGGGGAATCCGGAGAACTGCTGGGCGATCTCGCAACGGAAGGACAGCATCCGGCTGGCCAGCACGCGCCCCAGTTGGCGCTGGACCGTGGCCGGGTTGCGGCCCAGCGCCCGGGCGATCTCTGCGGCTGTGGCACGGCCGTCCCGGGCAAGGAACGGGATGAGCGCCAGGTGCGTTTCCGGCAGGGGCGCCACCACCGTATCCGGGGCTGAAGGGTTGACGGCTTCAGGGCCCGCGAGTGCCCGCAAGGCCTGTTGTTCGGCTTTGCTGAGCACATTCAGCCGCCAGGCGTAGCCGCTGGTGTGGATCCGCGTGCACAAGGCCGTGTGGTACTTGGTGAGTCCGCGGATTTCCTTGAGCCGCGGCAACACCTGGGTGCTGAACTGTTCCAGGTCCTGGGTAATCACCGTGAGCGTCAGGTCGCGGTTACTGGCGGCCTCTTCCACGGTGATGACCTCGGGAAGCTGCGCCACAGCGGCAGTGACGTCCGGCCGCAAGTGCATTTCGCAGTCGATGTCCACCATCGCAAGGCACATGTCCTTTGGATCGCCCATGAGGTGCGCCGTCGTCCAGGCAGCGCCCGCGGCCCGAAGACGGTCCCAGCGCGAGGCAAGAGTGGTGGCGTGGACGCCCAGGACGCTGCCGGCGTCGGACCAACTGATCCGGGGCGATATCTGCAAGGCGTTGACCAAGCGCAAATCTTCTTCGCTGAGCTCCATGAGTTGATTATCCCAAAGTGACGCATGAATCCTGCCTATCGGGGCATATCAATGCATATTTACAGCTCTTTCCGTGCGTGTGAAGCAGGTCACCCCACAATGGCATGAGTAAAGCATCACCGGATAGATCCAGGAGAATCATGACCATCGTCGCTGACGCCAAGGAACTGCGGGAGGACATCGTCCGCCTCCGCCACGACCTCCACCGCGAACCGGAGATCGGCCTGCAACTCCCCCGCACCCAGGAGAAGGTGCTCAAGGCGCTGGACGGACTCCCGTACGAAATCACCTTGGGCAAGGAGACGACGTCGGTCACCGCAGTCCTGCGCGGCAGTGCGGCGCACGCCTCGGCTGAGAAGCCCGTGGTGCTGTTGCGGGCGGACATGGACGGATTGCCCGTGCAGGAAACAACAGGCGTCGACTACACCTCCCGTGTGGATGGTGCCATGCATGCCTGCGGCCACGACCTCCACACGTCCATGCTCGCCGGGGCCGCCACGCTCCTTGCCGAGCGGCAGCACCAGTTGGCCGGCGACGTCATCCTCATGTTCCAGCCGGGCGAAGAAGGATTCGACGGCGCCAGCTACATGATTAAGGAAGGCGTCCTGGATGCCGCCGGCCGCCGCGCCGATACCGCCTACGGCATGCACGTCTTCTCCTCCCTGGAACCGCACGGCCGGTTCGTCACCAAGCCCGGCGTCATGCTCAGCTCCTCGGACGGACTGGTCGTAACCGTCCTGGGCGCCGGCGGCCACGGCTCAGCCCCGCATTCGGCCAAGGACCCCGTAACAGCCGCCGCTGAGATGGTCACCGCGCTCCAGGTCATGGTCACCCGGCAGTTCAACATGTTCGATCCCGTAGTCCTGACCGTGGGCGTCCTCCATGCCGGAACCAAGCGCAACGTCATCCCCGAGACCGCCCGCATCGAAGCAACCATCCGGACCTTCTCAGAAGAGTCACGCCGGAAGATGATGGAGACAGTACCCCGGCTGCTCCACGGCATCGCAGCAGCCCATGGCCTGGAGGCCGATGTGCATTACCAGGAGGAATACCCCCTCACCATCAACAACGACGACGAGACCACCACTGCAGAGAACGTCATCGCCGGGATGTTCGGTGAGTCCAGGCACACCAGGATCGCCACTCCCCTGAGCGGCTCGGAAGACTTCTCCCGGGTCCTCGCCGAGGTCCCCGGAACGTTCGTCGGACTCAGTGCCGTCGCTCCGGGAGCC
Proteins encoded:
- a CDS encoding DEAD/DEAH box helicase is translated as MTTFAALGTPKAIAESLAADGIEEAFPIQVKTLPDTLAGRDVLGRGRTGSGKTIAFAIPLVARLAEREAKHFRKPGRPMGLVLAPTRELATQINATIEPLAKAMGLNTTVIYGGISQARQEKALRAGVDIVIACPGRLEDLIRQRILTLEAVEVTVLDEADHMADLGFLPVVKKLMDMTPKQGQRLLFSATLDNGVDKLVSRYLSNPLTHSVDDPQAAVTTMEHHVLVVNDQTVKKQLIVELASGAGRRVLFMRTKHHARKLAKTLTDAGIPAVDLHGNLSQNARDRNLAEFSNGDVRVLVATDVAARGVHVDDVELVIHVDPPTEHKAYLHRSGRTARAGSDGTVVTLTLPEQQSDVKKLMKAAGVDVSFERVTANSPLVADLVGEIADKVDPRTRAALLAAKAPQQGGGTSTGANAQRKRARRSGQAAPTAGGRGGRGGRGKVSAEPVRTDVNRAERRAAMNDDVARNSRGRGKSGATHRNDVPGSQGQGGRSGRPATGQRSASAPRSASATTTRGTGNKAVWSSNTGGTSGGSFGSGSGNSGRGGSGSGRPARSGPRRASAPASNERRGR
- a CDS encoding Lrp/AsnC family transcriptional regulator, with protein sequence MELSEEDLRLVNALQISPRISWSDAGSVLGVHATTLASRWDRLRAAGAAWTTAHLMGDPKDMCLAMVDIDCEMHLRPDVTAAVAQLPEVITVEEAASNRDLTLTVITQDLEQFSTQVLPRLKEIRGLTKYHTALCTRIHTSGYAWRLNVLSKAEQQALRALAGPEAVNPSAPDTVVAPLPETHLALIPFLARDGRATAAEIARALGRNPATVQRQLGRVLASRMLSFRCEIAQQFSGFPITVQWFANVPAGQHEAAATELRAIRNVRFSASTTGRTNFTMIMWLRSLADVMEMELTIQQRIPGIELVESVVMLNTAKRVGWMLNPDSTATGTVVPPYGELLPEGV
- a CDS encoding MBL fold metallo-hydrolase, coding for MDSLIHSLRDVTIRSISVSEMNNNVYLVTSKSTGEQVLIDAADDLPAIQQLLADSAADSAQPTKLARIATTHQHWDHVRALAELVEATGAITSAGSDDADALPVPVDIRLGHGDVERFDGFKLTAVHLRGHTPGSIAFVYQDPDGPAHIFSGDSLFPGGVGNTQNDPARFTSLLNDVTERLFDAYPDDTVVHPGHGLPTTLGAERPHLEEWRARGW
- a CDS encoding aldo/keto reductase, which encodes MTAVQLGDGLTVSPLGFGGMALTPVYGGIDPEEGLQTLRHAVDAGITFIDTADVYGAGSNEELVGRLLKERRDEIQLATKFGIEGNPADGYSGVRGDAAYVRQAAEASLRRLDTDVIDLYYMHRRDLRVPIVETVEAMAELVREGKVRHLGLSEVTAEELRQANAVHPIAAVQSEWSIWSRDVELNVVPAAKELGVGFVPYSPLGRGFLTGTVSAGDLGENDFRHKIPRFGEQALDANQAVVAAVREVASGLDTTPAQVALAWLFAQGKRLGISVVPIPGTRKAHRIDENLGALSVQLGTAQLEVLDQAAAAVVGSRSADPNWVSQGREADHVG
- a CDS encoding DMT family transporter → MTAQANKAQNTGIFWVILLASALLEAVWATALGLSNGFTQLLPTVVFAVTAVLSMLGLGVAVKRIPLGTAYAVWVGIGAALTVGWAMITVVEAASPLKLLFIAGIVGCAAGLKALPSGTSGKTPAKANQGRE
- a CDS encoding SAM-dependent methyltransferase, whose product is MTEHTHDAGTHQHGVQHEGARHEGAQQGGLNLHKDADNAVDMWDGMYRERAKIWSGNPNPQLVAEAKDLNPGKALDLGCGEGGDAIWLAKQGWTVTALDVSAVALERAAAHAEEAGVADRITWQQQDLTEWEPQPEFDLVSAQFLHSPLLPWRDSVTSAAAAVAPGGTLLVVGHHPHGLPSWSQHHHEAGLFFTPEQLAGALRLDREPWFVNVLTDRKRTVSGPSGESGTTLDTVLRATKHA
- a CDS encoding MFS transporter, whose amino-acid sequence is MTSDTSTAGILGRPYLLATVGACALVFLSAFESLAVTTIMPLVSRDLDGAGLYALAFAGPLATGVMGMVAAGNWSDRRGPAAPLYSSVALFVLGLLIAGMAGSMEVLVLGRLVQGLGGGAMTVALYVLVARVYPPGLHPKIFAAFAASWVVPSLVGPFAAGVVAQLSSWHWVFLGVVGLVVPALLMVVPAVRAMDSEPAAESVPWAFGRMGWAALAALAVLGLNLSAEVPGVGGVIAAVALVLAVVALRPLVPRGTLTAKRGLPSVILTRGLASAAFFGAEVYLPYLLTERYAFTPTFAGLTLTGAALAWAGASAIQGRLGARLADDRAIKTGAALVLVAIVLTLATVTFALPPAVAIGGWILAGGGMGLMYPRLSVMTLALSSEENQGFNSAAMSISDSLGGALSLAATGLVFAAFTTTNPFAGVFAMTAVIAVVGVVIAPRVAARAATSAPRTDAEAHLSLTQPN
- a CDS encoding M20 family metallopeptidase; the encoded protein is MTIVADAKELREDIVRLRHDLHREPEIGLQLPRTQEKVLKALDGLPYEITLGKETTSVTAVLRGSAAHASAEKPVVLLRADMDGLPVQETTGVDYTSRVDGAMHACGHDLHTSMLAGAATLLAERQHQLAGDVILMFQPGEEGFDGASYMIKEGVLDAAGRRADTAYGMHVFSSLEPHGRFVTKPGVMLSSSDGLVVTVLGAGGHGSAPHSAKDPVTAAAEMVTALQVMVTRQFNMFDPVVLTVGVLHAGTKRNVIPETARIEATIRTFSEESRRKMMETVPRLLHGIAAAHGLEADVHYQEEYPLTINNDDETTTAENVIAGMFGESRHTRIATPLSGSEDFSRVLAEVPGTFVGLSAVAPGADHTTSPFNHSPYATFDDGVLTDGAALYAELAVSRIATLAGN
- the soxR gene encoding redox-sensitive transcriptional activator SoxR is translated as MSSAPAHRPLTIGELSERSGVSPSALHFYERNGLIEAERTAGNQRRYRRDTLRRVAFIKTSQRVGLPLKDIRDALDSLPEGRTPTKRDWSKLSLRWREELDERIAALQHLRDDLDGCIGCGCLSLKSCTLQNPSDELGASGAGAQRWTLSAQEPGLK